In bacterium, the sequence GGTCCGGCGGTCAGGTCGGTGCCGCGTTTCTGCCACCAGTAGGGAACGCCCTCGTACCACAGCGTGATGATGTACTGCCCGATGTCCTTGACCGGCACCGCAGAGGCCGTGAACTCGGCGCCCCCGGGCTTCGTGTCAAGGATGGTGTTCAGGCGCCCCGCCACGTAATCGATGACGATACGCTCGGCAACCGCCGGCTGTCCCGAGGTGGCGTTGCGGACGGTGAACCGCAGGTCGGTGGGATCGCCGACCACGCCCTGCGCGCGCGCGCCGCCGGGTTGGGCGAGGGCGGCCAGCAGCAGGGCGGACAGGGCCAGGAGCAGCGGCAATGGCAGCGGCAACGGCCGAAGCCCGAAGCCCGGGACGCCGGCCGGCGGGCATCTGGGTGGTCATGGCGGGTCCTTTCCGGCGGGCCGCGCGGGGCAGCCCGGGTTCCTTTCCCGTCGCAGGGGCGCGACCGGCGGAAAACCGCCTGTCATCTTGAGTTCCCCGTGCGCATCCGGTACATTCCCGGCGAGTATCAGACAACTTGCTCCACGGTTCAACCCGAGGGTTGGGACATGCCCCGTCTGCATCCTTTGGCCCTGTTCCTGCTGCTGCTGCCCGCGCTGGCCCTGGCTCCGCGCCCGGCCGCAGCGCAGCGCAACTGGGAAACCTACAAGTCCGAGAGCATGACCCTGCGCTCGCGGGAGTCGTTCCAGTTCCGCGTGGACTTCGACCAGATCCAGGTCCGGTCCTGGAAACTCGTCGTCGACGGCGGCCAGAACCGCTGCGACCTGAACGTGCTCCGCCTGAAGGACGAGTCCCTGCTCTACTTCAGGACCGACGAATCGCACCACGAGGTACTTGTTCCGTGGGGTCGTGGCGAGGAGATCATCGTCGTCGTGACGAATCGCGATGTTGAAGCGGCGTTCACCATCTCGCTGGAGGGGCCGCCGCGTGACCAGGTCCACGCCGCGTACGGCTACCACGTGAACCGCGCGCTGGAGGCCTTCGCCGCCGGCCGCCGACTCGAGGCCGAGGCCGCCTGCCGTTCGGCGCTGCTTGACGACCCGCGCGACGGCGTGGCCAAGGTGCTGCTTGCCGGATTCATGCGCGACGGCCAGTACCTGGACCAGGCCGCTGCGCTGGTCGAGGAAGCGCTCGCCGACGAACTTCCCGGCGACATGCACACGCTCGCCCTGGACCTGCGCGCGGACCTGCGCCGCCTGAGGGCGCCGCTGCCGTTGCCGGTACGGCAGGGCATGGACCAGGCCGAGGGCGAATTGTCGGCCGGCAAGCCCGCCGCCGCCCTGCTCACCAGCACGCAGCTGCTGGACAGCAATCTCGAGTTCGACGGGGTCGCCAAGTCTGCCCTGATGACCATGAAGGGCCGCGCGTTGTCCGGTCTGGGCCGGAACTTCGAGGCCATCGACGCCTTCACCCAGGCCCTGGCGCTTTCACGCGACCGCGGCGATGCCGCCGTTGTCTACTTCCACATGGGGCGGCTGTATGCAGCCATGGAGAACGTCGCGCAGGCCGAGAGCGCGTTCGCCATGGCCCTGCAGAACGGACTGCCCAGCGGCCTGGCCCTGCAGGCGCGCGAGGCCCTCAAGGGCCTGCGCGACCGCCAGGTCCCGGTCGAGCGCTGATCGCACGCGAGGATGGAACCGGTGATCTACCGCGCCGACTGCTTCCACTTCCGCGGCGATGTGCCCTGTGCGCCGCACAAGCAGCGCGGCGTCCACTGCGCCGATTGCCCGGAGTTCCGCCCGCGCGCCGGCCGCATCCTCCTGGTCAAGCTCGGCGCCGCCGGCGACGTCATCCGCACGACGCCGCTGCTGTTCCCGTTGCAGCGCGACTACCCGGATCACGCGCTGACCTGGGTCACCGAATTCCCGGCGCTGGTTCCGCGCCGCGCCGGCGACGTGCGCCCGTTCGATACGGCGACGCTGCTGTGGTTGCGCCACGTCGACTTCGACCTGGCGATCAACCTCGACAAGGATCGCCAGGCCTGCGCGCTGCTGCGCGAGGTGCGCGCCGCCCGCAAGGTCGGCTTCACGCTGGGCGATGACGGCCTGTGTCGGCCGGTGACCGAGGGCGTCACGCCGACCATGGCCGAGGCCGTCAAGGCGAAGTTCCTGACCGGCCTGTTCGACGACGTCAATCGCGCCTGCCGCCTCAGCTACCTGCAGGAGATCTTCGCGATCTGCGGCTACGATTTCGCCGGCGAGCCCTACGTGCTGGATCGCCCGGAGCCGGCCCCGGCCTTCGACCTGCCCACGGGCGGGCCGCTGGTGGGCCTGAACACGGGCTGCGGCGGCCGCTGGACCAGTCGCCTGTGGCCCGAGTCGAGCTGGGCGGAACTCGCGCGCGGCCTTCGCGGCCAGGGCCTGAACGTGGTGCTGCTGGGTGGACCCGAGGAGCACGACAAGAACGCGAGGCTGGCGCTGGCGACGGGCGCAACCTACCCGGGGCATTTCGACCTGCGCACGTTCATCGGCCTTGTCGATCGCTGCGATCTGGTGGTCTCGGCCGTGACCATGGCCATGCACATCGCCCTCGGCCTCGGCAAGCGGCTCGTGCTGCTCAACAACATCTTCAATCCGCGCGAATTCGAGTTGTACGGCCGCGGCGTCATCGTGCAGCCGCCCCAGGCCTGCTCGTGCTTCTTCCAGCCGCGCTGCACCGCGCCCTCGTTCTGCCTCGAGTCGCTGGAACCCGCGACGGTGCAGGCGGCGACGCTCGACCTGCTGGGACGCCCGTGAAGCTGGCCTTCCTGGGCCCGGCGCCGCCGCTGCGCGGGGGCATCGTCACCTACTACGGGTTGCTCGCGCGTGCACTGGCCGCGCGGGGGCACGAAGTCTTCTGGGCCTCGTTCAGGCGCCAGTATCCCGGCTTCCTGTTTCCCGGCAGTGCCCAGGAGGGCGAGACGGCGGCCTGGCTCGACCACCCGAACCTGCCGCGTTTCGTGCCGTGGTCGCCGCTAAGCTGGTGGCGCACGTGCCGCGACCTGGAGCAGGCGGCGCCGCAGGCGGTGGTCATCAAGTACTGGCTGCCGTTCTTCGCGCCCGGCTTCTGGGCCGTGACCTGGCTGCTGCGGCGGCGCACGCGCGTGCGCGTCATCTATCTCCTGGACAACGTGATCGCGCACGAGAAGTACCCGCTTGCCGACTTCCTCACGCGTGGCGCCCTGCGCCAGGGGCACGGCTTCATCGCGCAGAGTGCCCAGGTCAGGCGCGACCTGGAGACGGTCCTGCCCGGCGTCGACCCGCGGCGCGTGGTGGAGGCGCCGCACCCGGTGTACGATTTCGGCGTGCCGGGGCGACCGCGGCCCACGCGGGCCGAGGCCCGCGCCCGGCTCGACCTGCCGCCGGACGCGCGACTGGTGCTCTTCTTCGGGTTCATCAAGCCCTACAAGGGCGTGCTGCACCTGCTGGACGCCGCGCCGCTGCTGAAGCAACGCTACGGCGACGGGGTGCGCGTGCTGGTGGTCGGCGACGTCTACGGCGACAAGCAGCCGTATCTCGACCGCATCGCGCAGGGTGGGGCCGCCGACATCGTGCGTCTGGTCGACGGCTTCGTCCCCGACGAATTGGTGGAGAGCTATTTCGTGGCGGCCGACCTGGTCGTGCTACCGTACGTCTCGGCGACCCAGAGCGGAATCGTACAGATCGCCTACAACTACGACCGGCCTGTCGTCACCACGAACGTGGGCGGCCTGCCGGAAGTGGTGGCCGACGGCGTCACCGGATTCCTGGTGGAACCGGGCGATACCGCCGCCCTGGCCGGTGCCATCGCACGTTTCTTCGACGAGGGTCGCGCCGAGGCGTTCGGGGCGGCCGTCGCCGTCGAAAAGCGGAAGTACTCGTGGGAACGGATGGCGGCCGCGATCGAGGAGCTGGCTGCCCGGTGAGGCGGCTGCAAGCCTGACTACTACAACTGACCGGGAGTCGGTTTTGGCAACTGTGATGACGGGACTGGATCGGCTGCAGGCCGGTCATTGGCGTGCGCTGCGTGGGCAGCGCGTGGGACTGGTCGTGCACCCGGCTTCGGTGGACGGCAACCTGAGGCATACCCGCGACCAGGCAGCCAATGCCGGCGCGGCCGTCGACCTGCGGGCGCTGTTCGGCCCGCAGCACGGCATCCTCGGCCAGACGCAGGACAACATGATCGAGTGGCGCGGGTTCAGGGACCCTGAGCTGGGCATTCCCGTGCACTCGCTGTACGGCGAGCATCGCAAGCCCACCGCGGAGATGCTCGACGGCCTCGACACCCTGGTGATCGACCTGCAGGACGTGGGCGCCCGCTACTACACGTTCATCTGGACGCTGCTCCTGTGCCTCGAGGCCTGTGCGGAAACGGGCAAGCGCGTGATCGTGCTGGACCGGCCCAATCCGCTGGGCGGCGAGCTCGTCGAGGGCAACGTGCTGGACCCGGAGTACCGTTCGTTCGTCGGCCTGGCGCCGATCCCCATGCGGCACGGCCTGACCATCGGCGAGCTGGCCGGCTTCTTCGTCGCCTGGCGCGGGCTCGACGTCGAGTTGGAGGTCGTCTGGATGGAGGGCTGGAGCCGCGCGCAGGACTTCGAGGCCACGGGCCTGCCCTGGGTGCTGCCCTCGCCGAACATGCCCACGACCGACACGGCGTACGTCTACCCGGGGGCCTGCCTGCTCGAGGGCACGAATCTCTCGGAAGGTCGCGGCACCACGCGTCCGTTCGAGATCTTCGGTGCGCCGTTCGTCGATGGTCGCCGGCTGGCCGCCGTGCTGCAGGCCTGGAACCTGCCGGGCTGCCGGTTCCGCCCGGTCAGCTTCGAGCCCACGTTCCACAAGTTCGGCGGCCAGGTCTGCGGCGGCGTGCAGGTTCACGTGATCGATCGCGCGCTCTTCGAGCCCGTGGTCACGTACACGGCCGCGATTGCCGCCATTGCCGGACTGTGGCCGGAAGGCTTCGCCTGGAAGCAGCCGCCGTACGAGTACGAGGCGCACAAGCTGCCCATCGATATCCTCGCCGGCGGCACCCGTTGGCGCGAACAGGTGGAATCCGGCAGCACACCCTGGCAGATGAAGGCGGGCTGGCTCGAGGAATTGCGGGCGTTCGCCGACATCGCCGCCGCACATCGCCACTATGCGTGAGGCGACCGGCAACCTGCGCGGCATGGTGCTGGCCGCGGGCTACGGGACGCGCCTGTCCCCGCTGACGGATATCGTGCCCAAGCCCCTGCTGCCGGTCGCCGGCGTGTCCCTGCTCGACCTGGCGCTCGCCAACCTCGATCGCGCCGGGGTCGGCCCCGTCGTGGTCAACACGCATCACCTGGGGGAACAGGTGGCCGCGCACCTGGCCGCGCGCGCCGATGCCGCGCGCTTCACGATCAGTCCCGAACCGGAGATCCTCGGCACCGGCGGCGCGCTGCACGGCGCACGCGCGTTCCTGGCCGGCGCGCCCGGGTTCCTGCTGCACAACGGCGACGTGCTCACCAACGCGGACCTGTCGGCGCTCGTGGCTGCGCACGACGCCGGCGATGCTGTCGCCACCCTGATGCTGGTCGACTGCCCGGCGGTCAACACTGTCGAGGTGGCGGACGACGGTTCGGTACTGCGCCTGGCCGGGCGACCGGCGCCGGCCGCAGGCGCCCCGACGGCAGCACGGCGGCTCACCTATTCCGGTGTCGGCGTCTTTTCCCGCCGCATCCTCGACGATGTCCCGCCCGGCGTCTCGTCGCTGGTCGACGTGCTGGCGACCGTGATCGCGCGTGAACCCGGCGCCGTCCGCGCCTGGACGCCGGCCGGTGCCGCGTGGAGCGACGTGGGCACCTTCGCGCGCTGGCTGGACGCACAGCCGGACGACGACGTGGCCTCGTCCCCGCCGCCGTCGGTCACGATCGAGCGCATCCGCGGCCACGGCTCGGACCGCCGCTTCTGGCGACTGGGCGCGGGCGATTGGTCGGCCGTGGCGATGGTCAGTCCGCCGGGCGACGCCGAGCACGCGCGCTTCGTGGCGCTGGCGGCCTTCCTGCGCGCGCACGACCTGGCCCCGGCTGCCCTGCTGCGCGTCGATGACGACGAGAAGACCGTCCTGATGGAGGACCTCGGCTGCGGCAGCCTGTTCGCGATGGCGGGCGACATCTCCCGTGACGAACCGTCAGCCGTGCACGCGTGGGAACTGGCGACCGACCACGTGGCGCGCCTGCAGGCGGCCACGGGCGCCGCCCGCCTCGAGTGCCCCGTCGCCTTCGACCTGGCGCTGGACGAGGGCGTCCTGCGCTGGGAGACCGACTACTTCCGCGAGCGCTTCCTGGGCGGCCTCATGGGACTGGAGCCGGCGGCGCTGGCAGCGCTGACACCCGGGTTCGAGGCGCTCGCCGCGGCGGTGGCTGCCCAGCCGGTGTACCTGATCCATCGCGACTACCAGTCGCAGAACCTGCTCGTCAAGGACGGTCGCCTGCGGCTGGTCGACTTTCAGGGCCTGCGACCGGGGCCGCTCGGCTACGACCTGGCTTCGCTGCTCTGGGATCCGTACGTTGCCGTGCCTCCGGCGCGGCGCGAAGCGCTCATGTTGCGCTTTGCGGCGCAGGTGCGCCGGCAACTGGAGCCGGGCCTCTCGGAAGGCGATGTTCGCGCAATGGTGCTCGGCGCCGGACTGCAGCGCCTGATGCAGGCGCTGGGCGCCTACGGTTTCCTGGGCCTGGTGAAGGGTAGGCGCGGCTTCCTGGCGCACGTGCCCCGCGGGCTGGCCCACCTGCGCGATGTCCTGCGTGCAGTGATCGCTGCGCGCGCGGAGGCGAACGCCGCGGCGCCGTGGCTTCCGCCCGCGTTGCCTGTCCTCGAAGCGTGCCTGGCGCAACTCGACGACGATCTTGTGGCCGCGCGGATCGCTGCGGCGCGCGCGGCGCCGGGAGCCGGTGCCGAGCACTGAGACAACGACAGCGGATTTCCACCTGCAATTTTCCCGTACCCGAGGTCCACCGATGCCAGAACCGACACTGTTCCCGCGCGCGAGCGGCATCCTGCTTCATCCCACGTGCCTGCCGGGCCCCGACGGCATCGGTGACCTGGGCCCCGCCGCGCACCGCTTCGTCGACTGGCTGGCCGACCACGCGCAGTCCATCTGGCAGGTGCTGCCCCTGGGCCCGACCAGCTACGGCGACTCGCCGTACCAGACGCTGTCGGCCTTCGGCGGCAACCCGCTGCTGGTCAGCTTCGAGCGGCTGCACGCCGACGGCTGGCTGACCGCTGCCGACCTGGCCGACCGGCCCGACCTGCCCTGCCGACCACGTCGACTTCGGGCCGGTGATCAACTGGAAGATGATGGTCCTCGACCGCGCCTGGGCGGGCTTCTGCGCGCGGGCGGCACAGCCGCAGTGGCGCGAGTTCGAGGCCTGGAGCGGCCGGCACGCGGACTGGCTCGACACGCTGGCGATGTTCCTGGCGCTGAAGGAGGAGAACGGAGGGCAGCCCTGGCCGCAGTGGGAGCCGTCGTTGGTGCGGCGCGACGAAGCCGCTCTGGCGCAGGCCCGTGTGCGCCTTGCCAAGCGCATCGACGCGCACCGCTTCCGCCAATGGCTGTTCGCCACCCAGTGGGACGCGCTGCGCGAGCACGCACGGCGCCGCGGCGTCAGGCTGGTGGGTGACATCCCCATCTTCGTCGCCCACGACAGCAGCGACGTCTGGATGCGTCCGGAGCTGTTCCAGATCGACGCCGCAGGCAAGCCCCTGGCGGTGGCCGGCGTGCCGCCCGACTACTTCAGCACCGACGGCCAGCTCTGGGGCAACCCGCTCTACGACTGGAAGGCGGTGGCCGCCGACGGCTATCGATGGTGGATCGCGCGCGTGCGCGCCTGCCTGGAGCAGGTCGACGTCGTGCGCCTGGATCATTTCCGCGGCTTCGAGGCCTATTGGAGCGTCCCGGCCGGTGCAAAGACGGCCAGGGAAGGCAGCTGGATCCCCGGCCCGGGGGCCGCGATGTTCACGGCGCTGCGCGAGGGCCTGGGCGGCACGTTGCCGCTCATCGCCGAGGACCTGGGCCTGATCACGCCGGCGGTCGATGCGCTGCGCGAGCAATTCGGGCTGCCGGGGATGAAGGTGCTTCAATTCGCCTGGAGCGGTCCCGACAATGCCTTCCTGCCGCACGAGCACACGCCACACTCGGTGGTCTACACCGGCACGCATGACAACGACCCGGTGCTGGGCTGGTGGCGTCACCTGGCCGGCGCGGAGGAACAGGCGCTGGTCGCCGAGTACGTCGGCGCACCCGTCGAAGAGCCGCACTGGACGCTGATCCGCCTGGGCCTGCAGTCGTGCGCGCACACCTTCATCACGACCATGCCCGACGTGCTCGGCCTGGGGCGCGAGGCGCGACTGAACCTGCCCGGTGCCGACCAGGGGAACTGGAGCTGGCGCATCGCGCCGGCGGCGCTCGACGGCCCCGAAGGCGCGCGGCTGGCGCGCCTGACCTGGCTCTATCGCCGCGCACCGGGACAGAAGGCGCCCGCGCGGCAGGATCCCGAGTCGCCGGCCGGCGGGAGTTTCGCGTGACGAACCTTCGCGAACTGGCCGGCAGGGTCCAGGGTGACTTCCGGCGCGTGCTGCTGGCCACGCTGTTCTTCGGCGCGGTCTCCGGCATCATCGCCTCGACGTTCAACAACTACCTGGCCGACGTGCACGGGCTCGATGCCAGCGCGCGCGGCTGGCTGGAACTCCCGCGCGAGTTGCCCGGTTTCATCATCTTTGGCGTTGTCGGGCTGTTGCTGATCCGCTTCCGGGAGAGCCGCATCGCCGCGCTGGCGATGATCGCGACGGGGATCGGATCGCTCGGCCTCGGCTGGCTGGCTCCCGGCCCCGCGCTGCTCGTGGTGTGGACCATCGTCTGGTCGCTGGGTGATCACATCATCTTCGCCGTCGAGGGGCCGATCGGCCTGAAGCTGGCGCGCGACGGCGCCGAGGGCCGCCGCCTGGGCCAGTTGGGCGGCGCGCGCAACCTCGGGGTCATCTTCGGCGTCTCGGGCGTCTGGCTCACGGCGAAGCTGGTGGGCGACCGCTACGACCTGTTCTACCTGGCGGGCGCGCTCTGCGCGGTCGTGGCGGGCTGGTTCTACCTGCGCCTGGGGATGGGCCGGCAGGACCCGCCGTCGCGTCGCCTGGTCTGGCGCCGTGAGTACGGGATCTTCTACGCGATCAGCGCGCTGTTCGGCATCCGCAAGCAGATCTTCCTGGTCTTCGGCACCTGGGTGCTCGTGTCACTTCACCACGTGCCGGTCTCGACCATCGCCCTACTCTACTTCATCGGCGCGGCGCTGGGTGTCCTGCTCAGGCCGCTCCTGGGCGATGTCATCGACTGGCTGGGCGAGCGCACCGTGCTGTCGGCCGACACGCTGCTGCTGATGCTCATCTGCCTGGTCTACGCCTTCGCCTCGGACCTGCTGCCCGCACCCTGGGACCTGCGCCTGCTCTACGGCGCCTATGTGGCGGACAACGTCCTGTTCGCGCTCCGGGTGGCGCGCACCACCTACCTGAAGAAGATCGCGGTCGACCCGACCGACATCACGCCGACGATCTCGCTGGGCGTCACCATCGACCACTCCGTGGCGATGACGTTGCCCATCCTCTCGGGCTGGCTCTGGGAGCACTACGGCCACCAATGGGTCTTTCTGCTGGCGGCGGCGCTGGCCCTGGGCGGTTTCTTCGTCTGTATCCGCATCCGGGTGCCGGACCGGGCTGTCCCGGTCGTGGCTGGCGCCGGGGGCACGGGACGTGCATAATTGAGGGCTCACACCTCGCGGTCTGAAAGGTGTCCCGGGACATGGCAATGCGGCTTTGGACAGGAATCGTGGGCGGCTTGACGGCTGCTCTGCTGCTGGCGGCCGTTCTGCTGCTGGCAGGCTGCGGCGAGACGGACAAGTCCGTCGTGCCGCCGCCGGGCAATCCCTTCGAGGCGGCCCGGGTCGGCGCCGACACCACGCTCGAAGTGATGACCTGGAACATCGAGAACTTCCCGAAGGCGGGCGGTGCGACGGTGAACTGGGTCGACCAGATCATCGTGGGCCTGCGGCCGGACATCGTGGCGGTGGAGGAAATCTCCAACGGGACCTCGTTCGATGCGCTCGTGGCGCAGATCGACGGCTGGGGCGGTGCGCGGGCGCGCAGTGACGCCTACCAGAACCTCGGCTTCCTGTACAGCGAGGGCGGCGCCCTGCAGGTCACCTCGACCTACGAGATCATGACGAGCTACTCGCGGGAGTTCCCGCGGGCGCCGTTCGTGCTCGAGGCCACCTGGAACGGTGTTCCCATTGCGGTGGTCGCGAACCACCTCAAGGCATCGGGCAACGGCCTGCTCGATGCGGCCGATCCGTGGGACGAGGAGACGCGCCGGCGCGACGCCTGCCTGCTGCTGGCCGAGTTCGTCGAGACGCAGCTGCCCGACCACCGCGTCTTCATCGTCGGCGACATGAACGACGAGCTGACCGACACCGCGCCTCACAACGTCTTCCAGAACTTCCTCGACGCGCCGGCCAGCTGGCGCTTCGCCGACATGGCCATTGCGCTGGGGCCGAGCGAAGGCTGGTCGTACCCGGGCTGGCCGAGCCACCTGGACCACATCCTGGTCACGAGCGAGCTGTTCCCGGCGATCGACGCCGCCGGGTCCCTGACCGCCGTCGTGCCCCTGGCCGCCGTTCTCGGCTGGTCGAAGTACGACAGCGAAGTGAGCGACCACCTGCCCGTCGTCGTCCGGTTGGTACCGTGACCGCCGAAGCCGCAGCCGTCGTCCACCTGAAGCCGGGCCGCGACAAGTCGCTGCGCCGGTGGCATCCGTGGGTCTTCTCGGGCGCCATCGCGCGCGTGACAGGCTCGCCCAATTCCGGCGATACCGTGATGGTCATGGGAGCCAACGGCGTGCCGCTGGGCCTTGGTGCCTACTCGCCGCACTCGCAGATCCGCGTCCGGCTGTGGACGTTCGACCCGCACCAGGAGATCGACGCCGCCTTCCTGGCGGAGCAGGTGGCGCGCGCGGTGGCGCGGCGCGGCACCCTGCCGAGGACGGGCCCTGGGCGCGACGCATCATCCACGCCGAGAACGACGGCCTGCCGGGACTGATCGTCGACCGCTACGGCGACCACCTGGTCGTGCAGATCCTGGCCGCCGGGCCCGAGCGCTGGAAGGAGGCGCTGGCCGACGCACTGCTCGCGGCGACCGGTTGCGCCGGGCTGCACGAGCGCTCGGACGCCGACGTGCGCAT encodes:
- a CDS encoding DUF1343 domain-containing protein, whose amino-acid sequence is MTGLDRLQAGHWRALRGQRVGLVVHPASVDGNLRHTRDQAANAGAAVDLRALFGPQHGILGQTQDNMIEWRGFRDPELGIPVHSLYGEHRKPTAEMLDGLDTLVIDLQDVGARYYTFIWTLLLCLEACAETGKRVIVLDRPNPLGGELVEGNVLDPEYRSFVGLAPIPMRHGLTIGELAGFFVAWRGLDVELEVVWMEGWSRAQDFEATGLPWVLPSPNMPTTDTAYVYPGACLLEGTNLSEGRGTTRPFEIFGAPFVDGRRLAAVLQAWNLPGCRFRPVSFEPTFHKFGGQVCGGVQVHVIDRALFEPVVTYTAAIAAIAGLWPEGFAWKQPPYEYEAHKLPIDILAGGTRWREQVESGSTPWQMKAGWLEELRAFADIAAAHRHYA
- a CDS encoding glycosyltransferase; translated protein: MKLAFLGPAPPLRGGIVTYYGLLARALAARGHEVFWASFRRQYPGFLFPGSAQEGETAAWLDHPNLPRFVPWSPLSWWRTCRDLEQAAPQAVVIKYWLPFFAPGFWAVTWLLRRRTRVRVIYLLDNVIAHEKYPLADFLTRGALRQGHGFIAQSAQVRRDLETVLPGVDPRRVVEAPHPVYDFGVPGRPRPTRAEARARLDLPPDARLVLFFGFIKPYKGVLHLLDAAPLLKQRYGDGVRVLVVGDVYGDKQPYLDRIAQGGAADIVRLVDGFVPDELVESYFVAADLVVLPYVSATQSGIVQIAYNYDRPVVTTNVGGLPEVVADGVTGFLVEPGDTAALAGAIARFFDEGRAEAFGAAVAVEKRKYSWERMAAAIEELAAR
- a CDS encoding glycosyltransferase family 9 protein; protein product: MIYRADCFHFRGDVPCAPHKQRGVHCADCPEFRPRAGRILLVKLGAAGDVIRTTPLLFPLQRDYPDHALTWVTEFPALVPRRAGDVRPFDTATLLWLRHVDFDLAINLDKDRQACALLREVRAARKVGFTLGDDGLCRPVTEGVTPTMAEAVKAKFLTGLFDDVNRACRLSYLQEIFAICGYDFAGEPYVLDRPEPAPAFDLPTGGPLVGLNTGCGGRWTSRLWPESSWAELARGLRGQGLNVVLLGGPEEHDKNARLALATGATYPGHFDLRTFIGLVDRCDLVVSAVTMAMHIALGLGKRLVLLNNIFNPREFELYGRGVIVQPPQACSCFFQPRCTAPSFCLESLEPATVQAATLDLLGRP
- a CDS encoding phosphotransferase, which gives rise to MREATGNLRGMVLAAGYGTRLSPLTDIVPKPLLPVAGVSLLDLALANLDRAGVGPVVVNTHHLGEQVAAHLAARADAARFTISPEPEILGTGGALHGARAFLAGAPGFLLHNGDVLTNADLSALVAAHDAGDAVATLMLVDCPAVNTVEVADDGSVLRLAGRPAPAAGAPTAARRLTYSGVGVFSRRILDDVPPGVSSLVDVLATVIAREPGAVRAWTPAGAAWSDVGTFARWLDAQPDDDVASSPPPSVTIERIRGHGSDRRFWRLGAGDWSAVAMVSPPGDAEHARFVALAAFLRAHDLAPAALLRVDDDEKTVLMEDLGCGSLFAMAGDISRDEPSAVHAWELATDHVARLQAATGAARLECPVAFDLALDEGVLRWETDYFRERFLGGLMGLEPAALAALTPGFEALAAAVAAQPVYLIHRDYQSQNLLVKDGRLRLVDFQGLRPGPLGYDLASLLWDPYVAVPPARREALMLRFAAQVRRQLEPGLSEGDVRAMVLGAGLQRLMQALGAYGFLGLVKGRRGFLAHVPRGLAHLRDVLRAVIAARAEANAAAPWLPPALPVLEACLAQLDDDLVAARIAAARAAPGAGAEH
- a CDS encoding endonuclease/exonuclease/phosphatase family protein; this encodes MTAALLLAAVLLLAGCGETDKSVVPPPGNPFEAARVGADTTLEVMTWNIENFPKAGGATVNWVDQIIVGLRPDIVAVEEISNGTSFDALVAQIDGWGGARARSDAYQNLGFLYSEGGALQVTSTYEIMTSYSREFPRAPFVLEATWNGVPIAVVANHLKASGNGLLDAADPWDEETRRRDACLLLAEFVETQLPDHRVFIVGDMNDELTDTAPHNVFQNFLDAPASWRFADMAIALGPSEGWSYPGWPSHLDHILVTSELFPAIDAAGSLTAVVPLAAVLGWSKYDSEVSDHLPVVVRLVP
- a CDS encoding MFS transporter, coding for MTNLRELAGRVQGDFRRVLLATLFFGAVSGIIASTFNNYLADVHGLDASARGWLELPRELPGFIIFGVVGLLLIRFRESRIAALAMIATGIGSLGLGWLAPGPALLVVWTIVWSLGDHIIFAVEGPIGLKLARDGAEGRRLGQLGGARNLGVIFGVSGVWLTAKLVGDRYDLFYLAGALCAVVAGWFYLRLGMGRQDPPSRRLVWRREYGIFYAISALFGIRKQIFLVFGTWVLVSLHHVPVSTIALLYFIGAALGVLLRPLLGDVIDWLGERTVLSADTLLLMLICLVYAFASDLLPAPWDLRLLYGAYVADNVLFALRVARTTYLKKIAVDPTDITPTISLGVTIDHSVAMTLPILSGWLWEHYGHQWVFLLAAALALGGFFVCIRIRVPDRAVPVVAGAGGTGRA